In a single window of the Biomphalaria glabrata chromosome 13, xgBioGlab47.1, whole genome shotgun sequence genome:
- the LOC106077580 gene encoding uncharacterized protein LOC106077580 isoform X2: MTPFLQCLAFCAFIVPVITLGPMLSFTGNPETIIEHIEPLTLTCSFKVSDNKVYEDIGLEARFLYILHETKRTIASISKGQPVAKVQYPGSTKVQGQIYDSKDLKESFLQVTWKNPKLSESGKYFCLAHASNSTGQDVVIDASITINVSRSTMEDLASAVSRLRDRADQNEERETQNRKRIMRLEEDFNVRVANLSLLLNMQFETATEIEESTVTPEPLNAPCKPGFKKVKDGPLFACLWTSTFPLPHDGAREDCKGEPNNANNEDCVEYSPEKHGLNDVLCSDTKYVICEQPF, encoded by the exons ATGACTCCTTTTCTTCAGTGCCTTGCTTTCTGTGCTTTTATTGTACCAGTAATAACTTTAG gtcCGATGCTGAGTTTTACTGGGAACCCTGAAACAATAATAGAACATATTGAGCCTTTGACTTTGACATGTTCGTTTAAG GTCAGTGACAACAAGGTGTACGAAGACATTGGACTAGAGGCTCGTTTCTTGTACATATTACATG AAACGAAAAGAACCATTGCAAGCATTTCTAAAGGTCAACCTGTGGCTAAAGTCCAATACCCTGGTTCTACTAAAGTTCAAGGACAAATCTACGACAGCAAGGATTTAAAAGAGTCTTTTCTTCAAGTAACGTGGAAAAATCCGAAACTCTCGGAGTCTGGGAAATATTTCTGTCTTGCGCATGCCAGTAATTCTACGGGCCAAGACGTTGTGATAGATGCTAGCATAACCATTAATGTGAGCAGATCAACAATGGAGGACTTGGCTTCAGCTGTGAGTCGTCTAAGAGATCGTGCTGATCAAaatgaagagagagaaacacaaaaCAGGAAGCGAATAATGCGCTTGGAAGAAGACTTCAATGTTCGGGTTGCCAATTTGTCCCTTTTGTTAAACATGCAGTTTGAAACAG caACTGAAATTGAGGAAAGTACTGTAACCCCTGAACCTCTCAATGCTCCTTGTAAACCAGGCTTTAAGAAAGTCAAAGACGGACCACTCTTTGCTTGTCTTTGGACATCGACATTTCCTTTGCCACATGATGGTGCCCGGGAAGATTGCAAAG GAGAACCTAATAATGCCAACAATGAAGACTGCGTGGAATATTCTCCCGAGAAACATGGGCTCAATGACGTTCTCTGCTCAGATACAAAATATGTCATCTGTGAACAGcctttctaa
- the LOC106059455 gene encoding fibrinogen-like protein A has translation MASLPLRLVLLVSMATLIRSSSWLNFTGNSETIRELIQPLKLTCTFQISKNDSENDSQVLFMSIYHETKRVIASISKYQPVATSLYPSVTKVQGQIYHSNESKDSYLQVTWTHPKLSESGKYFCLAHAWNSTSQNSVFDADITVNVTKSSTNDLAVALSYLQDRLDKDGVDSIQISRASPTLPESCRDVISSEDRLVVTLASGLKVMCDTKTDGGGWIIFQRRINGNIDFYRGWKEYRDGFGSFSIGEFYLGNENIFKLTSSKKYDLRIDLEFNNTKYFALYTRFEILGEQDYYTLQIGGYSGNAGDSLTTSHNDKFFSTYDKDNDLYTSGSCAVDYKGAWWYRSCYDSNLNGKWGSDRINWSKLTGITKSVTFTEMKIREIELD, from the exons ATGGCGTCGCTACCACTTCGACTTGTTCTCTTGGTTTCCATGGCGACGTTGATACGTTCAA GTTCATGGCTAAATTTTACAGGGAATTCAGAAACAATCAGAGAACTGATCCAGCCCCTAAAATTAACATGCACTTTTCAG atTTCAAAAAATGATTCAGAGAATGACTCACAAGTTCTGTTCATGTCCATTTATCATG agacAAAGCGAGTGATCGCCAGTATTTCTAAATATCAACCTGTGGCTACAAGTCTGTACCCCAGTGTAACTAAAGTTCAAGGACAAATCTACCACAGCAATGAATCTAAAGACTCTTATCTTCAGGTTACCTGGACGCATCCGAAACTATCAGAGTCTGGGAAGTACTTCTGTCTAGCACATGCCTGGAATTCTACAAGCCAAAATAGTGTGTTTGATGCTGACATTACAGTTAATGTCACAAAATCAAGTACAAATGACCTCGCTGTAGCTCTGAGTTATCTACAAGATCGTTTAGATAAAG ATGGTGTGGATAGCATTCAAATATCAAGAGCCAGTCCCACGCTACCAGAGTCTTGTCGTGACGTCATCAGTTCCGAAGACCGCTTGGTGGTGACTCTAGCGTCAGGGTTAAAGGTCATGTGTGACACCAAGACAGACGGCGGTGGATGGATCATCTTTCAGAGGAGAATCAACGGGAATATAGATTTCTATAGAGGCTGGAAGGAGTATCGTGACGGCTTCGGAAGTTTCTCAATTGGAGAATTTTATCTGgggaatgaaaatatttttaagttaaCGTCTAGTAAGAAATATGATTTAAGAATTGATTTAGAGTTTAACAACACCAAGTACTTCGCCTTGTACACGCGCTTTGAAATATTAGGTGAACAAGATTATTATACGTTACAGATAGGAGGCTATTCTGGCAATGCTGGAGATAGTTTAACAACTTCTCATAATGACAAGTTCTTCTCCACTTATGATAAAGACAATGACCTGTACACGTCAGGCAGTTGTGCTGTAGATTACAAAGGAGCCTGGTGGTACAGATCTTGTTATGATTCAAACCTAAATGGTAAATGGGGAAGTGATAGGATTAACTGGAGTAAATTGACTGGAATTACTAAGAGTGTTACGTTTACTGAAATGAAAATTAGAGAAATAGAGCTAGACTAA
- the LOC106077580 gene encoding uncharacterized protein LOC106077580 isoform X1 has translation MTPFLQCLAFCAFIVPVITLGPMLSFTGNPETIIEHIEPLTLTCSFKVSDNKVYEDIGLEARFLYILHETKRTIASISKGQPVAKVQYPGSTKVQGQIYDSKDLKESFLQVTWKNPKLSESGKYFCLAHASNSTGQDVVIDASITINVSRSTMEDLASAVSRLRDRADQNEERETQNRKRIMRLEEDFNVRVANLSLLLNMQFETATEIEESTVTPEPLNAPCKPGFKKVKDGPLFACLWTSTFPLPHDGAREDCKAQGAHLLTLKTYEQLKLLVNNNPAKPIWIGLNDQETEGAFVWEDDDSVCDYSCRQMIFVKGEPNNANNEDCVEYSPEKHGLNDVLCSDTKYVICEQPF, from the exons ATGACTCCTTTTCTTCAGTGCCTTGCTTTCTGTGCTTTTATTGTACCAGTAATAACTTTAG gtcCGATGCTGAGTTTTACTGGGAACCCTGAAACAATAATAGAACATATTGAGCCTTTGACTTTGACATGTTCGTTTAAG GTCAGTGACAACAAGGTGTACGAAGACATTGGACTAGAGGCTCGTTTCTTGTACATATTACATG AAACGAAAAGAACCATTGCAAGCATTTCTAAAGGTCAACCTGTGGCTAAAGTCCAATACCCTGGTTCTACTAAAGTTCAAGGACAAATCTACGACAGCAAGGATTTAAAAGAGTCTTTTCTTCAAGTAACGTGGAAAAATCCGAAACTCTCGGAGTCTGGGAAATATTTCTGTCTTGCGCATGCCAGTAATTCTACGGGCCAAGACGTTGTGATAGATGCTAGCATAACCATTAATGTGAGCAGATCAACAATGGAGGACTTGGCTTCAGCTGTGAGTCGTCTAAGAGATCGTGCTGATCAAaatgaagagagagaaacacaaaaCAGGAAGCGAATAATGCGCTTGGAAGAAGACTTCAATGTTCGGGTTGCCAATTTGTCCCTTTTGTTAAACATGCAGTTTGAAACAG caACTGAAATTGAGGAAAGTACTGTAACCCCTGAACCTCTCAATGCTCCTTGTAAACCAGGCTTTAAGAAAGTCAAAGACGGACCACTCTTTGCTTGTCTTTGGACATCGACATTTCCTTTGCCACATGATGGTGCCCGGGAAGATTGCAAAG CTCAAGGAGCTCATCTGTTAACTTTGAAGACTTATGAACAACTAAAACTACTAGTAAACAATAACCCAGCCAAACCCATATGGATTGGTTTAAACGACCAAGAGACGGAGGGAGCATTTGTTTGGGAAGACGATGACTCAGTCTGCGACTATTCCTGCAGACAGATGATCTTTGTGAAAG GAGAACCTAATAATGCCAACAATGAAGACTGCGTGGAATATTCTCCCGAGAAACATGGGCTCAATGACGTTCTCTGCTCAGATACAAAATATGTCATCTGTGAACAGcctttctaa